From a region of the Brachionichthys hirsutus isolate HB-005 chromosome 9, CSIRO-AGI_Bhir_v1, whole genome shotgun sequence genome:
- the pfas gene encoding phosphoribosylformylglycinamidine synthase, which produces MAVVRFYSDEAVGGRASQRAAKLYPHLSIASELCYNVELAGCRSLGAEQKEVLLWLFGPPLRTEPLSESPNLAEGSEEKLVEIGPRLNFSTAWSTNAVSICQSVGLTRVTRVEVSRRFLIKPRNGRRLKELSGDIKKLIECLHDNMTECIYQRPVTSFAVEVKPQPVFEVDVLGKGRAALEKANGDLGLAFDSWDLDYYTSLFQRIDRNPTSVECFDLAQSNSEHSRHWFFKGRMEIDGQEQKESLFSLIMDTQRHSNQNNIIKFCDNSSGIKGVELECVYPKDPSQASPYETRRSLRHVIFTAETHNFPTGVAPFSGATTGTGGRIRDVQSAGKGGHVIAGTAGYCFGNLNIPGYVLPWESSGEGWDYPSSFAPPLQVAIEASDGASDYGNKFGEPVLAGFARSFGMRLANGERREWIKPIMFSGGLGSIEDAHVKKDEAETGMEVVKIGGPVYRIGVGGGAASSVEVQGDNSSARDLGAVQRGDAEMEQKMNRTLRACLERTGGNPICSIHDQGAGGNGNVLKELSEPAGAIIYSSRFKKGDPTLSVLELWGAEYQESNALLLRPSDRCFLERVCQREKCPVDFVGSITGDGKIVLVNDEGDGERSPVDLKLEWVLGTMPQKVFKMERLARSLQPLVLPAGLTVKAALDRVLRLPAVASKRYLTNKVDRSVTGLVAQQQCVGPLHTPLADVAVVALSPFGLEGAATAIGEQPIKGLLCPAAGARMAVGEALTNLVFARVTALKDVKCSGNWMWAAKLPGEGASLWDACKAMCEVMGRLGVAIDGGKDSLSMAARVGKETVKAPGALVISAYAVCPDITATVTPDLQDPDGQGVLLWVPLSPGRHRLGGSALAQCFSQLGDVSPDLDEPELLAACFNATQTLVHDRLLSAGHDISDGGFISCLLEMAFAGNRGIDAELSSQGAGIMELLFNEELGLILEASQLDVETVCQRYGDVGLQCRRIGRTRAFGPDAVVSVRVDGQEVLNDLLPNLRALWEGTSFQLERLQADEACVNQEEQGLAKRTQPYFKLSFDPAEMPAISQLSAGQPRVAVVREEGSNGDREMSASLHMAGFEVWDVTMQDLCSGSLTLDSFKVVVFVGGFSYADVLGSAKGWAATVAYNPKAKAEFERFRRRDDTLSLGVCNGCQLLALLGWVGESEDGAGAEVALTHNKSGRFESRFVSVGIQESPSVWLRGMEGSALGVWVAHGEGLMTFRSSQVQEQMVSGGLAPLRYLNDRGCPTEEYPLNPNGSPEGVAGLCSRDGRHLAVMPHPERCTLSWQWPWTPRDFRASLTPSPWLRMFRNAAAWCSNTH; this is translated from the exons ATGGCTGTCGTGAGGTTTTACAGTGATGAAGCCGTGGGTGGGCGAGCCTCCCAGAGGGCAGCGAAGCTCTACCCCCACCTGTCAATCGCCTCTGAGCTGTGCTACAATGTGGAGCTGGCAG GCTGCCGGAGCCTCGGCGCCGAGCAGAAGGAGGTTCTCCTCTGGCTGTTCGGCCCTCCTCTGCGGACCGAGCCGCTCTCTGAGAGTCCAAACCTCGCCGAGGGGAGCGAGGAGAAACTGGTGGAGATCGGACCCAG GCTGAACTTCTCCACCGCTTGGTCCACAAACGCTGTGTCCATCTGCCAGAGTGTCGGCCTCACTCGCGTCACACGGGTGGAAGTGTCTCGCAGGTTTCTCATCAAG CCGAGGAATGGACGCCGTTTGAAGGAGCTCAGCGGAGACATAAAGAAGCTGATTGAGTGTTTGCACGACAACATGACGGAATGCATCTATCAGCGTCCCGTCACCTCCTTCGCTGTGGAAGTCAAACCACAGCCGGTGTTCGAGGTGGACGTCCTGGGGAAGGGCCGTGCAGCCTTGGAGAAGGCAAATGGTGATCTTG GTCTGGCCTTTGACTCCTGGGATCTGGATTATTACACATCACTGTTCCAGAGAATTGACAGGAACCCCACCAGTGTGGAGTGCTTCGACCTGGCCCAGTCCAATAG TGAGCACAGCCGTCACTGGTTCTTCAAGGGGCGGATGGAGATCGACGGGCAGGAGCAGAAAGAGTCTCTGTTCAGTCTTATAATGGACACCCAGCGGCATAGCAACCAGAACAACATCATCAAGTTCTGCGACAACAGCAG tGGGATCAAAGGCGTGGAGCTGGAGTGTGTTTACCCTAAAGATCCATCCCAAGCCAGCCCTTATGAGACCCGGCGCTCACTCAGACACGTTATTTTCACAGCGGAGACGCACAACTTCCCAACGG GTGTAGCTCCATTCAGCGGTGCCACCACAGGGACAGGAGGTCGCATCAGAGATGTGCAGAGTGCCGGGAAAGGAGGTCACGTCATCGCCGGCACCGCAGGATACTGTTTTGGGAACCTGAACATACCAG GTTACGTCCTCCCGTGGGAGTCATCAGGAGAGGGCTGGGACTATCCATCCAGCTTTGCCCCGCCGCTGCAGGTGGCAATTGAAGCCAGCGATGGGGCCTCAGACTACGGAAACAAATTTGGAGAACCTGTCCTGGCAG GTTTTGCCCGGTCTTTTGGAATGCGTCTGGCCAATGGAGAGCGGCGCGAGTGGATTAAGCCAATCATGTTCAGTGGCGGTCTTGGATCGATCGAAGATGCCCACGTAAAGAAAGACGAGGCAGAGACTG GAATGGAAGTGGTGAAGATCGGCGGGCCGGTGTACAGAATCGGTGTGGGAGGGGGCGCGGCGTCCTCTGTAGAG GTCCAGGGCGACAACTCCAGTGCCAGGGATCTGGGTGCGGTGCAGAGGGGGGATGCTGAGATGGAGCAGAAGATGAATCGCACGCTCAGGGCGTGCCTGGAAAGAACTGGCGGGAACCCAATCTGCAGTATACATGATCAGGGCGCAGGAGGAAATG GCAATGTGCTGAAGGAGCTCAGTGAGCCAGCTGGAGCCATAATCTACAGCAGTAGATTCAAG AAAGGTGACCCCACACTGAGCGTGCTGGAGCTGTGGGGGGCCGAGTATCAAGAGAGCAACGCCCTTCTGCTCCGCCCGTCGGACAGGTGCTTCCTGGAGAGGGTGTGTCAGAGGGAGAAGTGTCCTGTTGACTTTGTGGGAAGCATCACTGGCGATGGAAAG ATTGTGTTGGTGAATGACGAGGGCGACGGCGAGCGCTCTCCTGTTGACCTCAAGCTGGAGTGGGTTCTGGGAACGATGCCGCAGAAGGTTTTCAAGATGGAGCGTCTGGCCCGGAGCCTCCAACCACTGGTTCTTCCTGCTGGGCTGACAGTCAAAGCTGCACTGGACAGAGTCTTACGTTTGCCTGCTGTGGCTTCCAAACGCTACCTGAccaacaag GTGGACCGGTCCGTAACTGGGTTGGTTGCCCAGCAACAATGCGTGGGCCCTCTTCACACCCCATTGGCCGACGTGGCGGTTGTTGCCCTGTCACCATTCGGCCTGGAGGGAGCAGCCACTGCCATCGGGGAGCAGCCAATTAAAGGCCTGCTCTGCCCTGCAGCCGGGGCTCGCATGGCTGTTGGGGAAGCTCTGACCAATCTGGTGTTCGCAAGAGTCACTGCTCTAAAG GATGTGAAGTGTAGCGGTAACTGGATGTGGGCGGCCAAACTCCCCGGTGAGGGAGCCTCTCTTTGGGATGCCTGCAAAGCTATGTGTGAGGTCATGGGTCGGTTGGGCGTGGCCATCGATGGCGGGAAGGACTCTCTAAGTATGGCGGCCAGAGTGGGAAAGGAGACGGTCAAAGCTCCAG GCGCTCTAGTTATTTCAGCGTATGCCGTCTGTCCTGACATCACGGCCACTGTGACACCCGACCTCCAGGATCCAGACGGTCAAG GCGTGCTGCTGTGGGTTCCTCTCAGTCCAGGTCGTCATCGTCTCGGAGGTTCTGCCCTCGCTCAGTGCTTCAGCCAGCTGGGAGACGTCTCTCCTGACCTGGACGAGCCAGAACTATTGGCTGCCTGCTTCAACGCTACGCAGACGCTCGTACACG ATCGTTTGCTGAGCGCTGGACACGACATCAGCGACGGAGGCTTCATCTCTTGCTTACTGGAGATGGCGTTTGCAGGAAACCGTGGAATTGATGCCGAGTTGTCTTCACAAGGAGCTGGAA TCATGGAGCTGCTGTTCAATGAGGAGTTGGGTTTGATCCTGGAGGCGTCGCAGCTCGACGTAGAAACGGTGTGTCAGAGATACGGCGATGTGGGCCTGCAGTGCCGCCGTATCGGCAGGACTCGCGCCTTTGGACCAGACGCCGTG GTCAGTGTTCGTGTGGATGGACAGGAAGTGCTGAACGACTTGCTGCCTAACCTGAGGGCACTCTGGGAGGGCACCAGTTTCCAGCTGGAGCGCCTCCAGGCCGATGAGGCCTGCGTAAATCAGGAGGAACAAGGATTGGCCAAGAGGACGCAGCCTTACTTCAAACTCTCATTCGACCCTGCCGAGATGCCCGCCATTAGCCAGCTGAG TGCAGGGCAGCCTCGTGTCGCTGTggtcagagaggagggaagTAACGGAGACAGAGAGATGTCCGCCTCTCTGCATATGGCTGGCTTTGAG GTGTGGGACGTCACCATGCAGGACCTCTGCTCCGGCTCCCTAACTCTGGATTCTTTCAAAGTGGTCGTGTTTGTTGGTGGTTTCAGCTACGCAGACGTCCTGGGATCGGCTAAAG GTTGGGCTGCGACTGTGGCTTATAATCCGAAGGCTAAAGCCGAGTTTGAACGCTTCCGCCGTCGGGACGACACCCTGAGTCTGGGTGTGTGTAACGGCTGCCAGCTGCTCGCCCTGCTGGGCTGGGTGGGAGAGAGTGAGGATGGCGCAG GCGCTGAAGTGGCGCTGACCCATAATAAGTCTGGCAGATTTGAGTCTCGCTTTGTCAGCGTCGGGATCCAGGAGTCCCCGTCTGTCTGGCTGAGGGGCATGGAGGGCTCGGCTCTCGGAGTCTGGGTTGCACATGGAGAAG GGCTGATGACATTCCGGAGCTCCCAGGTCCAGGAGCAGATGGTTTCTGGTGGGCTCGCCCCCTTGCGTTACCTGAACGACCGGGGTTGTCCCACTGAAGAATACCCGCTGAACCCCAACGGCTCCCCAGAGGGTGTGGCGGGGCTGTGCTCCAGGGACGGGAGACACCTGGCCGTGATGCCCCACCCGGAGCGCTGCACCCTTAGCTGGCAGTGGCCCTGGACCCCGAGAGACTTCAGAGCATCTCTCACACCGTCACCATGGCTACGCATGTTCAGGAATGCAGCTGCCTGGTGCAGTAACACCCACTGA